One segment of Bacteroides caecimuris DNA contains the following:
- a CDS encoding CTP synthase: MGETKYIFVTGGVASSLGKGIISSSIGKLLQARGYNVTIQKFDPYINIDPGTLNPYEHGECYVTVDGHEADLDLGHYERFLGIQTTKANNITTGRIYKSVIDKERRGDYLGKTIQVIPHITDEIKRNVKLLGNKYKFDFVITEIGGTVGDIESLPYLESIRQLKWELGKNALCVHLTYVPYLAAAGELKTKPTQHSVKELQSVGIQPDVLVLRAEHPLSDGLRKKVAQFCNVDDKAVVQSIDAETIYEVPILMQAQGLDSTILEKMGLPVGETPGLGPWRKFLERRHAAKSKEPINIALVGKYDLQDAYKSIREALSQAGTYNDRKVEVHFVNSEKLTDENVGEALKGMAGVMIGPGFGQRGIDGKFVAIKYTRTHDIPTFGICLGMQCIAIEFARNVLGYADANSREMDEKTPHNVIDIMEEQKAITNMGGTMRLGAYECVLQKDSKAYQAYGQEHIQERHRHRYEFNNDYKDQYETAGMKCVGINPESDLVEIVEIPALKWFVGTQFHPEYGSTVLNPHPLFVAFVKAAIENEKATVND, translated from the coding sequence GTGGGAGAAACAAAGTATATTTTCGTCACCGGTGGTGTTGCCTCTTCATTAGGAAAAGGGATCATTTCATCATCCATCGGTAAGTTGCTGCAAGCAAGAGGTTATAATGTAACCATTCAGAAGTTTGACCCGTATATCAACATCGACCCGGGAACATTGAATCCATACGAGCATGGAGAGTGCTATGTAACCGTAGACGGACACGAAGCCGACCTCGACCTGGGACACTATGAGCGATTCCTGGGTATACAAACGACAAAGGCGAACAACATTACTACGGGACGTATCTACAAGAGCGTCATTGACAAAGAACGTCGTGGAGACTATTTGGGTAAAACAATCCAAGTGATTCCTCACATTACAGACGAGATCAAACGGAATGTAAAACTGCTTGGTAATAAATACAAGTTTGATTTTGTAATCACTGAAATCGGTGGTACGGTAGGTGACATCGAGTCACTCCCCTACCTCGAAAGTATCCGTCAGTTGAAATGGGAACTCGGTAAAAACGCTCTTTGTGTACACTTGACTTATGTTCCTTACCTTGCTGCTGCCGGAGAGTTGAAAACAAAACCGACGCAACATTCTGTAAAGGAACTCCAAAGTGTAGGTATCCAGCCGGATGTACTGGTATTGCGTGCTGAGCATCCGCTAAGCGACGGACTGCGTAAGAAAGTGGCACAATTCTGTAATGTAGATGATAAAGCCGTTGTGCAGTCTATCGATGCAGAAACAATTTACGAAGTACCTATCCTGATGCAGGCGCAAGGACTAGACAGCACTATCCTCGAAAAGATGGGACTGCCGGTAGGAGAAACTCCGGGATTAGGTCCATGGCGTAAATTCCTGGAACGCCGTCACGCTGCAAAATCCAAAGAGCCTATCAATATTGCACTGGTTGGAAAATATGACTTACAGGATGCTTACAAATCTATCCGCGAAGCTTTATCACAGGCAGGTACTTACAATGACCGCAAAGTGGAAGTTCATTTCGTAAACAGCGAAAAACTGACAGACGAAAATGTAGGTGAAGCTTTGAAAGGCATGGCAGGTGTAATGATCGGTCCGGGATTCGGTCAGCGGGGTATTGACGGCAAGTTTGTCGCTATTAAATATACACGTACGCATGACATTCCGACTTTCGGTATTTGTCTGGGTATGCAATGTATCGCCATCGAATTTGCACGCAACGTACTGGGATACGCTGATGCCAACTCACGTGAAATGGATGAAAAGACTCCACACAACGTGATTGATATCATGGAAGAACAGAAAGCAATCACCAACATGGGGGGTACGATGCGTCTGGGCGCTTACGAATGTGTATTGCAGAAAGATTCGAAAGCATATCAGGCTTACGGACAAGAACATATTCAGGAACGTCACCGTCATCGCTATGAGTTCAACAATGATTATAAAGACCAATATGAAACTGCCGGCATGAAATGTGTAGGTATCAACCCGGAATCGGATCTGGTAGAAATTGTTGAAATCCCGGCCTTGAAATGGTTTGTCGGTACACAATTCCATCCGGAATATGGTAGTACGGTACTGAACCCTCATCCGTTGTTCGTGGCATTCGTGAAGGCTGCTATCGAAAATGAAAAAGCAACGGTGAACGACTAA
- the yidC gene encoding membrane protein insertase YidC, with translation MDKNTITGLVLIGILLVGFSYLSRPSEEQIAAQKRYYDSIAVVQQQEEALKAKTEAALANSQKGVAATADSTSLFFNALHGTDSKISIQNNVAEITFATKGGRVYSAMLKDYMAQDKKTPIMLFDGDDASMNFNFYNKAGAIQTKDYFFEAVNKTDSSVTMRLAADSGSYIDFIYTLKPDSYLMNFEIKATGMEDKLASTKYVDIDWSQRARQLEKGFTYENRLSELTYKVTGDDVDNLSAAKDDSQNLPGRIDWIAFKNQFFSSVFIAEQDFDKVSVKSKMEQQGSGYIKDYSAEMNTFFDPTGKEPTEMYFYFGPNHFKTLKALDKGRDEKWELHRLVYLGWPLIRWINQFITINVFDWLSGWGLSMGIVLLILTIMVKVVVYPATWKTYMSSAKMRVLKPKIDEISKKYPKQEDAMKKQQEVMSLYSQYGVSPMGGCLPMLLQFPILMALFMFVPSAIELRQQSFLWADDLSTYDAIITFPFHIPFLGNHLSLFCLLMTLTNILNTKYSMSMQDNGAQPQMAAMKWMMYLMPIMFLFVLNDYPSGLNYYYFVSTLISVGTMILLRKTTDETKLLAILEAKKKDPKQMKKTGFATRLEAMQKQQELLQQQRQNKR, from the coding sequence ATGGATAAAAACACCATCACAGGTCTCGTTCTAATAGGCATATTATTGGTAGGATTCAGCTATTTGAGCCGTCCAAGCGAAGAACAGATAGCTGCACAAAAAAGATACTATGACTCTATTGCCGTAGTACAGCAGCAGGAGGAAGCGCTGAAGGCGAAAACGGAAGCTGCGCTGGCCAACAGCCAAAAGGGAGTTGCAGCGACAGCCGATTCTACATCTTTGTTTTTCAACGCCTTGCATGGGACTGACTCTAAAATCAGTATCCAAAATAATGTAGCGGAAATTACTTTCGCAACCAAGGGCGGACGTGTCTATTCAGCCATGCTGAAGGATTATATGGCACAGGACAAAAAGACGCCGATCATGTTGTTCGACGGTGACGATGCTTCGATGAACTTCAACTTCTACAACAAAGCAGGAGCCATCCAGACCAAAGATTATTTCTTTGAAGCTGTAAACAAGACAGACAGTAGTGTTACCATGCGTCTGGCTGCGGATAGCGGAAGCTATATCGATTTCATCTATACGCTGAAACCGGATAGCTACCTGATGAACTTTGAAATCAAAGCGACAGGCATGGAAGACAAGTTGGCAAGCACTAAGTATGTAGACATCGATTGGTCACAACGCGCCCGCCAACTGGAAAAGGGATTCACTTATGAGAACCGTCTGTCGGAACTGACTTATAAAGTAACAGGCGACGATGTAGACAACTTATCTGCTGCCAAAGATGACAGCCAGAATTTGCCGGGACGTATCGACTGGATAGCTTTCAAAAATCAGTTCTTCTCTTCTGTATTTATTGCTGAACAGGATTTCGACAAGGTTTCCGTAAAGTCAAAAATGGAGCAGCAAGGAAGCGGATATATCAAAGATTATTCTGCTGAAATGAATACTTTCTTTGATCCGACTGGCAAAGAACCGACAGAGATGTATTTCTATTTCGGTCCGAACCACTTTAAGACGCTGAAAGCGTTGGATAAAGGTCGCGACGAGAAATGGGAACTTCACAGACTGGTTTATCTGGGCTGGCCGTTGATTCGCTGGATCAACCAGTTTATCACAATCAACGTATTCGATTGGTTGTCCGGTTGGGGATTGAGCATGGGTATCGTACTGTTGATTCTGACCATCATGGTGAAAGTCGTGGTTTATCCGGCTACCTGGAAAACGTACATGTCTTCTGCCAAGATGCGTGTATTGAAACCGAAAATTGACGAAATCAGCAAGAAATATCCGAAGCAGGAAGATGCAATGAAGAAACAGCAGGAAGTGATGAGCCTTTACAGCCAGTACGGGGTAAGCCCGATGGGTGGCTGTCTGCCGATGTTATTGCAGTTCCCCATCCTGATGGCTTTGTTCATGTTCGTGCCGAGTGCTATCGAGCTGCGTCAACAGAGTTTCTTGTGGGCGGACGACCTTTCTACTTATGACGCTATCATCACATTCCCGTTCCATATCCCGTTCCTTGGCAACCACCTCAGCCTGTTCTGCTTGCTGATGACGTTGACAAACATCTTGAACACGAAGTACTCGATGTCTATGCAGGATAACGGAGCACAGCCACAAATGGCGGCAATGAAATGGATGATGTATCTGATGCCGATTATGTTCTTGTTTGTCTTGAATGATTATCCGTCAGGTTTGAACTATTACTACTTCGTGTCAACGCTGATTAGCGTGGGTACTATGATTCTGCTTCGCAAAACAACCGACGAAACTAAATTGTTGGCTATTCTTGAAGCGAAAAAGAAGGACCCGAAACAAATGAAAAAGACCGGATTTGCTACTCGCCTGGAAGCGATGCAAAAGCAACAAGAGCTACTGCAACAGCAAAGACAGAATAAAAGATGA
- the bexA gene encoding multidrug efflux MATE transporter BexA, producing MKTKYSYKQIWTITFPILISLIMEQMIGMTDTAFLGRVGEIELGASAIAGVYYLAIFMMAFGFSIGAQILIARRNGEGNYKEIGPIFYQGIYFLLAMAVILLTFSIVFSPHILKNIISSPHIYDAAESYIHWRVYGFFFSFIMVMFRAFFVGTTQTKTLTLNSIVMVFSNVVFNYILIFGKFGLPQLGIAGAAIGSSLAEMVSVIFFIIYTWKRIDCKKYALNILPKFHGKTLKRILNVSVWTMIQNFVSLSTWFMFFLFVEHLGERSLAIANIIRNVSGIPFMIAMAFASTCGSLVSNLIGAGEQDCVRGTIKQHIRIGYIFVLPILVFFCLFPDLILRIYTDIPDLRAASVPSLWVLCSAYLVLVPANVYFQSVSGTGNTRTALAMELCVLAIYITYSAYFIMYLRMDVAFAWTTECVYGTFILLFCYWYMKKGNWQKKKI from the coding sequence ATGAAAACTAAATATTCGTATAAACAAATATGGACGATCACCTTCCCTATCCTGATCAGTCTGATTATGGAACAAATGATCGGTATGACGGACACAGCCTTCCTGGGACGTGTAGGAGAAATCGAGCTGGGTGCTTCTGCTATCGCAGGGGTATATTATCTCGCCATCTTTATGATGGCATTCGGTTTCAGCATCGGTGCACAGATCTTAATCGCCCGCCGCAACGGAGAAGGAAACTACAAGGAAATCGGACCGATTTTCTATCAGGGCATTTATTTCCTGCTTGCTATGGCAGTGATTTTACTCACATTCTCCATTGTATTCTCACCACATATCTTGAAGAATATCATTTCGTCTCCTCACATTTACGATGCAGCCGAAAGTTATATTCACTGGCGTGTGTACGGGTTCTTCTTCTCTTTTATCATGGTCATGTTCCGCGCCTTCTTTGTAGGTACAACACAAACCAAAACGTTGACACTGAATTCTATTGTGATGGTGTTTTCGAACGTGGTATTCAACTATATCCTGATCTTCGGTAAATTCGGTCTCCCGCAACTGGGAATTGCCGGTGCTGCCATCGGCTCGTCACTGGCTGAAATGGTATCGGTGATTTTCTTTATCATCTATACCTGGAAACGAATTGACTGCAAGAAATATGCGTTGAACATATTGCCCAAGTTCCATGGAAAAACACTGAAACGTATACTGAATGTTTCTGTGTGGACAATGATTCAGAATTTCGTTTCTTTGTCTACCTGGTTCATGTTCTTCCTATTTGTAGAGCATCTGGGAGAGCGGTCATTGGCGATTGCCAACATCATCCGCAACGTGTCGGGGATACCGTTTATGATTGCAATGGCATTTGCTTCCACCTGCGGTTCGCTGGTAAGTAACCTGATCGGTGCAGGCGAACAGGATTGTGTACGAGGAACTATCAAGCAACATATCCGTATCGGATATATCTTTGTATTGCCCATCCTGGTGTTTTTCTGCTTATTCCCGGATCTGATTCTACGTATTTATACAGACATCCCGGATTTAAGGGCGGCATCCGTACCTTCACTGTGGGTACTATGCTCTGCCTATCTGGTGCTGGTACCTGCCAATGTGTATTTCCAATCGGTATCAGGAACAGGAAATACGCGGACTGCATTGGCTATGGAACTTTGTGTACTGGCTATCTATATCACCTACTCTGCATATTTCATCATGTACCTGCGGATGGACGTCGCTTTTGCCTGGACAACAGAATGTGTGTACGGTACTTTTATACTGTTGTTCTGCTACTGGTATATGAAGAAAGGAAACTGGCAGAAAAAGAAGATTTAA
- a CDS encoding alpha/beta hydrolase family protein yields MRQANLFMMSAAMLLAACEGTKDAGKTDQVLIKKSDIKIEGKRMTPEALWAMGRIGGFAVSPDGKKIAYTVTYYSVAENKSNREVFVMNTDGSENQQITHTPYQENEVTWIKGGSKLAFLSNDNGSSQLYEMNPDGSDRKQLTNYDGDIEGYSISPDGKKLLFISQVKTKESTADKYPDLPKSTGIIVTDLMYKHWDEWVTTAPHPFVADFDGNGISNIVDILDGEPYESPMKPWGGIEQLAWNTTSDKVAYTCRKKTGLEYAVSTNSDIYVYDLNTKKTENITEENKGYDTNPQYSPDGKYIAWQSMERDGYEADQNRLFIMNLETGEKRFVSKAFESNVDAFVWGADAKTIYFTGVWHGESQIYALDLATDSVKAVTSGMYDYEGVALLGDKLIAKRHSMSMGDEIYTVTLDGTTTQLTQENKQIYDQLEMGKVEGRWMKTTDGKQMLTWVIYPPQFDPNKKYPTLLFCEGGPQSPVSQFWSYRWNFQIMAANDYIVVAPNRRGLPGFGVEWNEQISGDYGGQCMKDYFTAIDEIAKEPYVDKDRLGCVGASFGGFSVYWLAGHHDKRFKAFIAHDGIFNMEMQYLETEEKWFANWDMGGAYWEKQNPVAQRTFANSPHLFVEKWDTPILCIHGEKDYRILANQAMAAFDAAVMRGVPAELLIYPDENHWVLKPQNGVLWQRTFFEWLDKWVKGKK; encoded by the coding sequence ATGAGACAAGCTAATTTATTTATGATGTCGGCAGCAATGTTGTTAGCTGCCTGCGAAGGAACGAAAGACGCAGGCAAAACAGATCAGGTGCTTATCAAGAAATCGGATATTAAGATCGAAGGGAAGCGCATGACTCCCGAAGCACTTTGGGCCATGGGACGTATCGGCGGATTCGCCGTATCACCCGACGGAAAGAAAATTGCGTATACGGTAACGTATTACAGTGTAGCGGAAAACAAGAGTAACCGCGAAGTCTTCGTGATGAACACAGATGGAAGCGAAAACCAGCAAATCACTCATACCCCGTATCAGGAAAATGAAGTGACATGGATTAAAGGAGGCAGCAAGCTCGCATTCTTAAGTAATGACAACGGAAGCAGCCAGCTCTACGAGATGAATCCCGACGGCAGCGACCGCAAGCAGTTGACCAACTATGACGGTGACATCGAAGGATATTCAATCTCACCGGATGGCAAAAAACTACTGTTTATTTCACAAGTAAAGACGAAAGAAAGCACTGCTGATAAATATCCGGACCTGCCGAAATCCACAGGTATCATCGTGACCGACCTGATGTACAAACATTGGGATGAATGGGTGACGACAGCTCCACATCCTTTTGTTGCCGACTTCGACGGTAACGGCATTTCCAATATCGTGGATATTTTAGACGGTGAACCGTATGAAAGTCCTATGAAGCCTTGGGGTGGCATTGAGCAACTTGCTTGGAATACGACTTCAGATAAAGTGGCTTACACTTGCCGTAAAAAGACAGGATTGGAATATGCGGTTTCTACCAATTCGGATATTTATGTCTATGACCTGAATACTAAGAAAACAGAGAACATTACCGAAGAGAACAAGGGATATGATACCAATCCGCAATACTCTCCGGACGGCAAGTATATCGCCTGGCAGAGCATGGAACGTGACGGTTACGAAGCCGACCAGAACCGTCTGTTCATCATGAACCTGGAAACCGGAGAGAAACGGTTTGTCAGCAAGGCGTTCGAATCGAATGTGGATGCTTTTGTATGGGGTGCAGATGCCAAGACTATCTATTTCACAGGGGTATGGCACGGAGAATCGCAGATTTATGCGCTGGATTTGGCAACTGATTCGGTAAAGGCTGTTACTTCGGGAATGTATGATTACGAAGGTGTGGCTCTTTTGGGTGATAAGCTGATTGCCAAGCGTCATTCTATGAGCATGGGTGACGAGATTTATACAGTGACATTGGATGGCACAACCACTCAACTGACACAGGAGAATAAGCAGATTTATGATCAGTTGGAAATGGGTAAAGTGGAAGGTCGCTGGATGAAGACAACAGATGGCAAACAGATGTTGACATGGGTGATCTATCCTCCGCAGTTTGATCCGAACAAGAAATATCCGACTTTGTTGTTCTGTGAAGGAGGTCCGCAAAGTCCGGTAAGCCAGTTCTGGTCTTATCGCTGGAACTTCCAGATTATGGCAGCCAATGATTATATCGTTGTTGCTCCGAATCGTCGCGGCTTGCCGGGATTTGGTGTGGAATGGAATGAACAGATCAGTGGTGACTACGGTGGCCAGTGTATGAAAGATTACTTCACTGCTATCGACGAGATAGCGAAAGAGCCGTATGTAGATAAAGACCGTTTGGGATGTGTAGGTGCCAGCTTCGGAGGATTCTCCGTATACTGGTTGGCGGGACATCATGACAAACGATTCAAAGCGTTCATTGCCCACGACGGTATCTTCAATATGGAAATGCAATATCTGGAAACTGAAGAGAAATGGTTTGCCAACTGGGATATGGGTGGCGCATACTGGGAAAAACAAAATCCGGTGGCACAACGTACGTTTGCCAACTCCCCTCACCTCTTCGTGGAGAAATGGGATACGCCTATCCTCTGTATCCATGGAGAGAAAGACTACCGTATCCTAGCCAATCAGGCAATGGCTGCTTTCGATGCTGCCGTGATGCGTGGTGTTCCTGCAGAGTTACTGATTTATCCGGATGAAAACCACTGGGTATTGAAGCCGCAGAATGGGGTTCTATGGCAACGCACATTCTTCGAATGGCTGGACAAATGGGTAAAAGGAAAGAAGTAA
- a CDS encoding PspC domain-containing protein produces the protein MKKTLTINLGGIVYHIDDDAYRLLDNYLSNLKHYFRKQEGAEEIVDDIEMRIAELFAEKVTEGNQVITVSDVEEIIARVGKPEDFGIADEDTDSRKRTEQASSANQSNTQTSAQRRWFRDPDNKLLGGVAAGLAAYFGWDITLVRILMIILVFVPYCPMIILYIIGWLVIPEARTAAEKLSMRGEAVTIENIGKTVTDGFERVADGVNNYVNSGKPRTFLQKIGDVFVSIAAVLFKIFLVALVILCCPVLFVLAVVLVALVFAAIAVTVSGGALLYELLPAIDWMPVASVSPMMTLLGTIAGVALIGIPLGAFLYTILRQLFHWSPMGTGLKWSLLILWILGAVIMVINLSALGWQLPLYGLHCFN, from the coding sequence ATGAAAAAGACATTGACCATAAACTTAGGAGGAATAGTTTATCATATAGATGACGATGCCTACCGACTGTTAGACAATTATCTGTCTAATTTGAAACATTACTTTCGTAAACAGGAGGGTGCGGAAGAAATTGTAGACGATATTGAGATGCGTATTGCCGAACTGTTTGCCGAGAAAGTAACTGAAGGAAACCAGGTTATCACGGTTTCGGATGTAGAAGAGATTATCGCCCGTGTAGGCAAGCCGGAAGATTTTGGTATTGCTGACGAGGATACAGATTCACGGAAAAGAACGGAACAAGCATCGTCCGCTAATCAAAGCAATACGCAAACCTCTGCCCAGCGTCGCTGGTTTCGTGATCCGGATAATAAATTGTTGGGTGGTGTGGCAGCAGGACTGGCAGCTTACTTCGGTTGGGACATCACATTGGTGCGTATCCTGATGATTATTCTGGTGTTTGTGCCTTATTGTCCGATGATTATCCTTTATATTATCGGATGGCTCGTTATTCCGGAAGCCCGTACGGCTGCAGAAAAGTTAAGTATGCGTGGAGAAGCGGTAACCATTGAGAATATTGGCAAAACAGTGACAGACGGCTTCGAACGGGTAGCAGATGGGGTTAATAATTATGTGAACTCCGGTAAACCTCGTACCTTTCTTCAAAAGATAGGCGATGTATTTGTTTCCATTGCTGCTGTTCTCTTTAAGATATTTCTGGTAGCTCTTGTCATTCTTTGTTGCCCTGTCTTGTTCGTATTGGCTGTCGTATTGGTAGCGTTGGTATTTGCGGCAATTGCCGTGACAGTCAGTGGAGGAGCTTTACTTTATGAGTTGTTGCCTGCCATCGACTGGATGCCGGTTGCTTCCGTCTCCCCTATGATGACATTATTAGGTACGATTGCTGGAGTTGCCCTCATCGGTATTCCATTAGGAGCTTTCTTATATACTATCCTGCGCCAGCTATTCCATTGGTCGCCAATGGGAACAGGTTTGAAATGGTCGCTATTGATTTTATGGATATTGGGTGCGGTCATTATGGTTATCAATCTTTCTGCTCTTGGCTGGCAACTGCCTCTGTATGGCCTGCACTGCTTTAACTAA
- a CDS encoding PadR family transcriptional regulator: protein MKVDNVKSQMRKGMLEYCIMLLLHKEPAYASDIIQKLKEAQLIVVEGTLYPLLTRLKNDDLLSYEWVESTQGPPRKYYKLTEQGETFLGELEISWKELNDTVNHIANR, encoded by the coding sequence ATGAAAGTAGACAATGTAAAATCACAGATGAGGAAAGGCATGCTTGAATATTGCATCATGCTTTTGTTGCACAAAGAGCCTGCCTATGCTTCTGATATTATTCAGAAATTGAAAGAAGCCCAGCTGATCGTAGTGGAAGGCACCTTGTATCCGTTGCTGACCCGTCTGAAAAATGACGACTTGTTAAGTTATGAATGGGTGGAATCTACCCAGGGACCTCCCCGCAAGTACTATAAACTCACTGAACAAGGAGAAACCTTTTTGGGAGAACTGGAAATTTCCTGGAAAGAACTTAACGACACAGTGAATCATATAGCCAATAGATAA
- a CDS encoding GNAT family N-acetyltransferase has product MFTIRKATVADCELIHMMAKEVFPATYKDILSPEQLDYMMDWMYAPSNVRKQMEEEGHVYSIAYKENEPCGYVSVQQQEKDVFHLQKIYVLPRFQGTHCGSFLFKEAIKCIKEMHPEPCLMELNVNRNNKALQFYEHMGMRKLREGDFPIGNGYYMNDYIMGLDI; this is encoded by the coding sequence ATGTTTACAATTCGAAAAGCAACGGTAGCCGATTGCGAGCTTATTCATATGATGGCAAAGGAGGTATTCCCCGCCACCTACAAGGATATTTTATCTCCTGAACAACTGGATTATATGATGGACTGGATGTATGCTCCTTCCAATGTGCGCAAGCAAATGGAGGAAGAAGGGCATGTGTATTCCATCGCCTATAAAGAGAATGAGCCATGCGGATACGTCTCTGTGCAGCAACAGGAAAAAGATGTATTCCATCTTCAGAAAATCTATGTTCTCCCCCGCTTTCAGGGTACGCATTGCGGTAGTTTCTTATTTAAAGAAGCAATCAAGTGCATCAAGGAGATGCATCCGGAACCTTGCCTGATGGAACTAAATGTAAATCGCAATAACAAGGCATTACAGTTTTACGAACACATGGGGATGAGGAAACTGAGGGAAGGTGATTTTCCGATTGGAAACGGATATTATATGAATGATTATATCATGGGACTGGATATTTAA
- a CDS encoding peptide MFS transporter produces MFEGQPKGLYALALANTGERFGYYTMLAIFTLFLQAKFGYTAAETSTIFGSFLAAVYFMPLVGGILADKCGYGKMVTTGIIVMFIGYLLLAIPTAADLTGKMMMFGSLFLIACGTGLFKGNLQVMVGNLYDSPEYSSKRDTAFSLFYMAINVGALFAPTAATKVTNYILGGAGFTYNAQIPSLAHQFLDGTITPEGNVALSGLQAAQGFAGDTAAFCSSYIEKLSEAYNYGFAVACISLIISMAIYVCCRSMFKHADYNSKQAKAVNNNNEPELTPAQTKERIVALLLVFSVVIFFWMAFHQNGLTMTFFARDYTTQSVTGLDRIGFDVWNLVLLVIAVYGAFSLFQSKTGRGKAIGGIAVLASLGVLFWNYSSMNPTVEILPQIFQQFNPFFVVALTPVSLAVFGYLARKKKEPSAPRKIGIGMVIAACGFLILAVGSMGLPTPKEVETAGINPDVLVSPNWLISTYLVLTFAELLLSPMGISFVSKVAPPKYKGMMMGGWFVATAIGNYLVAIIGYLWGGMQLWMVWSVLIACCLLSALFIFSIMKKLEKVA; encoded by the coding sequence ATGTTTGAAGGACAACCGAAAGGGCTATACGCTTTAGCCTTGGCTAACACGGGCGAACGTTTTGGCTACTACACGATGCTTGCTATCTTTACACTTTTCTTACAAGCGAAATTTGGTTACACGGCAGCAGAAACTTCTACGATTTTTGGTTCATTCTTGGCAGCAGTTTACTTTATGCCTCTTGTTGGTGGTATTTTGGCTGACAAGTGCGGTTATGGTAAGATGGTGACGACAGGTATCATTGTCATGTTTATTGGTTATCTGCTTTTAGCGATTCCTACTGCAGCAGACCTCACCGGTAAGATGATGATGTTTGGTTCACTGTTTTTGATTGCTTGCGGAACCGGACTATTTAAAGGTAATTTGCAGGTAATGGTGGGTAACCTTTATGATTCTCCGGAATATAGTTCAAAGCGTGACACCGCTTTCAGCTTATTCTATATGGCAATCAATGTAGGTGCATTATTTGCTCCAACGGCTGCAACCAAGGTAACCAACTATATCTTAGGTGGTGCAGGATTTACTTATAACGCTCAAATACCTTCTTTGGCGCATCAATTCCTTGATGGAACTATTACTCCCGAAGGAAATGTTGCTCTTAGCGGTTTGCAGGCTGCCCAGGGCTTTGCCGGTGATACAGCCGCATTCTGTAGTTCTTATATAGAGAAATTGTCAGAAGCATATAACTATGGTTTTGCCGTAGCTTGTATTTCTTTGATTATTTCAATGGCAATCTACGTATGCTGCCGTTCTATGTTTAAACATGCGGATTATAATTCTAAACAGGCTAAGGCTGTAAATAATAATAACGAACCGGAACTGACTCCGGCACAAACAAAAGAACGTATCGTTGCTTTATTACTTGTCTTTTCTGTGGTTATCTTCTTCTGGATGGCATTCCATCAGAATGGTTTGACAATGACATTCTTTGCACGCGATTATACTACTCAATCCGTGACAGGACTTGACCGTATTGGATTCGATGTGTGGAATCTGGTTCTTCTTGTTATCGCTGTTTATGGTGCATTCTCCCTTTTCCAGTCAAAAACCGGCCGTGGAAAAGCGATTGGCGGTATTGCTGTATTGGCTTCTTTGGGTGTATTGTTTTGGAATTATTCTTCTATGAATCCGACTGTAGAAATCCTTCCTCAAATATTCCAGCAGTTCAATCCGTTCTTTGTAGTGGCTCTGACTCCGGTATCTTTGGCGGTCTTTGGTTATTTGGCTAGAAAGAAAAAAGAACCGTCCGCACCACGCAAAATCGGTATCGGTATGGTGATTGCTGCGTGTGGTTTCTTGATTCTGGCAGTTGGTTCTATGGGGTTGCCTACTCCAAAAGAAGTGGAAACAGCGGGTATTAATCCGGATGTCCTGGTTTCTCCCAACTGGTTGATTTCTACTTATCTTGTGTTGACTTTTGCTGAGTTGTTGCTTTCTCCGATGGGTATTTCTTTTGTTTCGAAAGTGGCTCCGCCCAAGTATAAAGGTATGATGATGGGTGGCTGGTTTGTAGCTACTGCTATTGGTAACTATTTGGTCGCTATTATTGGTTATCTGTGGGGTGGTATGCAACTGTGGATGGTATGGAGCGTATTGATCGCCTGCTGTCTGTTATCAGCTCTGTTTATCTTCTCTATCATGAAGAAACTTGAAAAGGTAGCATAA